The following proteins are co-located in the Castanea sativa cultivar Marrone di Chiusa Pesio chromosome 8, ASM4071231v1 genome:
- the LOC142607109 gene encoding G-type lectin S-receptor-like serine/threonine-protein kinase LECRK3, producing MSLALPHPLSFLFLVLLLPYFTRAQTSKNVSLGSSLTADNKDSYWAAPKGEFAFGFQKIGKEGYLLAIWFNKIPEKTIVWSANRDNLVPGGSKVELTKDGKFVLNDPTGNEIWKVDFGSRVAYAAMLDSGNFVLVNQDSSLCWESFVYLTDTILPTQTMNQSSKLVARYSERNYSKGKFQFTLQSDGNLVLETRAFPLDSSNSAYWSSETVGSGSQVVFNQSGSIYLIAKNGSMVNSITSNAGSTQDFYQRAILEYDGVLRHYVYPKSSTNSPKIRRWPMAWSSLSTFIPSNICKDIVEGTGGGACGFNSYCKLGDDQRPNCQCPDGYTFVDPDDVMKGCKPNFLQQSCDKALPETERFYFQPMLNTDWPLSDYEHFQHRTEDWCRKACLDDCFCAVAIFRNGECWKKKFPVSNGRMDSSVGGKALIKIRKDNSTSKPSCADSKKKDHSTLILIGSALLSSSVFLNLLLFLAAFLLVFRSNNSKPLNPVMPGMNLQSFTYEELREATNGFKEELGSGAFATVYKGVLKSEDRYPVAVKKLNNMVRESDMEFTAEVRAIGRTNHRNLVQLLGFCNEGQHRLLVYEFMSNGSLASFLFGGSRPNWYQRMRIALGTARGLCYLHEECSTQTIHCDIKPQNILLDDSFTARISDFGLAKLLKTDQTRTTTGIRGTKGYVAPEWFRNIPVTVKVDVYSFGILFLELVCCRRSFEAEAHDEDQMILADWAYDCYKDRKLELLVENDEEALNEKKRMEKYVMIALWCIQEDPSLRPTMKKVVQMMEGAVEVSVPPDPSSFISSM from the coding sequence ATGTCTTTAGCACTACCACATCCTCTCTCCTTCTTGTTTCTTGTTCTATTGCTGCCATATTTCACCAGAGCTCAAACATCCAAAAACGTATCTTTAGGCTCATCCCTCACTGCAGACAACAAGGACTCTTACTGGGCAGCGCCTAAAGGTGAATTTGCTTTTGGTTTCCAAAAAATTGGAAAGGAAGGCTATCTACTTGCCATCTGGTTCAACAAAATCCCCGAAAAAACCATTGTCTGGTCAGCCAATAGAGATAATCTTGTGCCGGGAGGATCCAAAGTTGAGCTAACCAAAGATGGAAAATTTGTTCTCAATGACCCAACAGGCAATGAGATATGGAAAGTTGACTTCGGTTCAAGAGTTGCCTATGCAGCCATGCTTGATAGTGGAAACTTCGTGCTAGTAAACCAGGATTCTAGCCTTTGTTGGGAGAGTTTTGTTTATCTAACTGATACAATATTACCTACACAGACAATGAATCAGAGCAGCAAACTTGTAGCTCGTTACTCAGAAAGGAATTACTCCAAGGGAAAGTTCCAGTTCACACTGCAATCAGATGGAAATCTTGTGCTTGAAACTAGAGCTTTCCCCTTGGATTCTTCTAATTCAGCTTATTGGTCAAGTGAAACTGTAGGCAGTGGCTCTCAGGTGGTCTTCAATCAGTCTGGCTCTATATACCTTATAGCAAAAAATGGAAGCATGGTTAATTCTATTACATCAAATGCTGGTTCTACACAGGACTTCTATCAGAGAGCAATTCTTGAATATGATGGTGTTTTAAGGCATTATGTCTACCCAAAAAGCAGCACTAATAGTCCAAAGATCAGAAGGTGGCCTATGGCCTGGTCTTCTTTGTCAACCTTCATACCTTCTAATATTTGCAAGGATATTGTTGAAGGCACGGGTGGTGGAGCTTGTGGATTCAACAGCTACTGCAAACTAGGAGATGATCAAAGACCAAATTGCCAATGTCCGGATGGATACACCTTTGTTGATCCAGATGATGTTATGAAAGGATGCAAACCAAACTTTCTTCAACAAAGTTGTGATAAAGCATTGCCAGAAACTGAGCGTTTCTATTTTCAGCCCATGCTGAATACAGATTGGCCCCTGTCTGATTATGAGCACTTTCAACACCGAACTGAGGATTGGTGCAGGAAAGCTTGCTTGGATGATTGTTTCTGCGCTGTTGCTATTTTCAGAAATGGGGAGTGTTGGAAGAAGAAATTCCCTGTCTCAAATGGAAGGATGGATTCCAGTGTTGGAGGAAAAGCTCTgatcaaaataagaaaagacaATTCTACTTCGAAGCCTTCATGTGCAGATTCAAAGAAGAAAGATCATTCAACACTGATACTCATTGGATCAGCGCTCTTAAGCAGCTCAGTGTTTCTTAACTTACTCTTGTTTTTGGCAGCCTTTTTGCTTGTTTTTCGTTCCAACAATTCGAAGCCATTAAACCCAGTTATGCCAGGCATGAACTTGCAAAGCTTCACTTATGAGGAGCTAAGAGAAGCCACAAATGGATTCAAGGAAGAGCTGGGGAGTGGTGCCTTTGCAACAGTATATAAGGGGGTTCTAAAATCTGAGGATAGGTACCCTGTTGcagttaaaaaattgaataatatggTGAGAGAAAGCGACATGGAGTTCACAGCTGAAGTGAGGGCTATTGGCAGAACAAACCACAGAAATTTGGTCCAACTGCTAGGATTCTGCAACGAGGGGCAGCACCGGCTTCTTGTATATGAATTCATGAGTAATGGTTCTCTAGCAAGCTTCCTCTTTGGCGGTTCACGGCCAAATTGGTATCAAAGAATGAGAATTGCTTTAGGAACTGCAAGAGGCCTCTGTTACTTGCATGAAGAGTGCAGCACCCAGACCATACATTGCGATATCAAGCCACAAAACATCCTCCTAGATGACTCTTTTACAGCTAGAATTTCTGACTTTGGATTAGCCAAGCTTTTGAAAACAGACCAGACTCGAACTACTACTGGAATCAGGGGCACTAAAGGGTATGTTGCCCCAGAATGGTTCAGAAACATACCTGTTACAGTTAAGGTGGATGTTTACAGCTTTGGCATTTTGTTCCTAGAGCTCGTTTGCTGCAGGAGGAGTTTCGAAGCAGAGGCACATGATGAGGATCAGATGATACTAGCTGACTGGGCTTATGATTGCTACAAAGACAGGAAACTGGAGCTGTTAGTGGAGAATGATGAGGAGGCATTAAATGAAAAGAAGAGAATGGAGAAATATGTGATGATTGCACTATGGTGCATCCAGGAGGATCCATCACTAAGGCCAACAATGAAGAAAGTGGTACAAATGATGGAAGGAGCTGTTGAAGTCTCAGTTCCTCCAGATCCATCCTCATTTATCAGTTCAATGTAA